From one Thermoanaerobacterales bacterium genomic stretch:
- a CDS encoding TIGR01212 family radical SAM protein (This family includes YhcC from E. coli K-12, an uncharacterized radical SAM protein.) yields the protein MTAPRWYAFSRFLRERFGRPIYKIPLDAGFTCPNRDGRIGRGGCTFCYNPSFAPAAGSGLTIREQIARGKAALRRRDPRAGFLAYFQSHTNTYAPPAALRGLFDSALADPEVVGLAVATRPDCAPDPVLDLLEEYTRKRHVWVEYGLQSIHDRTLHIINRGHSAADFIDAVRRTRGRNIFVCAHIILGLPGEDREDFLATARALTALGLDGVKIHHLQVIRRTPLAARVGGGQR from the coding sequence TTGACAGCCCCCCGCTGGTATGCGTTCAGCCGCTTCCTGCGCGAACGCTTCGGCCGCCCCATCTATAAGATCCCGCTCGACGCGGGCTTTACCTGTCCCAACCGTGACGGGCGCATAGGACGCGGCGGCTGCACCTTCTGCTACAACCCCAGCTTCGCCCCGGCCGCCGGAAGCGGCCTGACCATCCGGGAGCAGATCGCCCGTGGAAAGGCGGCCCTGCGCCGGCGCGACCCCCGCGCCGGGTTTCTGGCCTATTTTCAAAGCCATACGAACACCTACGCCCCGCCTGCCGCCCTGCGCGGCCTCTTTGATTCCGCCCTCGCCGACCCCGAGGTGGTGGGACTGGCCGTCGCCACCCGGCCGGATTGCGCCCCCGATCCGGTCCTGGACCTCCTCGAGGAATACACGCGCAAACGGCATGTCTGGGTGGAATACGGCCTTCAGTCGATTCACGACCGCACGCTGCATATCATTAACCGCGGGCACTCGGCGGCCGACTTCATCGACGCCGTGCGGCGCACGCGGGGAAGGAACATCTTTGTCTGCGCCCATATCATCCTCGGCCTCCCAGGGGAGGACCGGGAGGACTTCCTGGCTACGGCCCGCGCTCTCACCGCCCTGGGCCTGGACGGAGTCAAGATTCACCACCTGCAGGTTATCCGCCGCACCCCGCTCGCCGCGCGCGTAGGCGGCGGCCAGCGG
- a CDS encoding putative toxin-antitoxin system toxin component, PIN family has protein sequence MTGRPRIVIDTNVFMGGLLAPEKASGRLLQLWESGVIEVLVSPAIRSEYLDILGKMRFGSPDAAARREARAVSLLEGPHCREIKPDLHLSLVKDDPADNKFLECAVAGRAACLVTHDHHLLDVAHRAGVPILTAGAYLEGHLH, from the coding sequence ATGACCGGACGGCCGCGTATCGTCATCGACACCAATGTTTTCATGGGAGGCCTCCTTGCCCCGGAAAAGGCCTCCGGCCGCCTCCTCCAGCTTTGGGAAAGCGGTGTCATCGAGGTCCTGGTGAGTCCTGCCATCCGTAGCGAGTACCTCGACATCCTGGGCAAAATGCGGTTCGGCAGCCCTGACGCCGCAGCCCGGCGCGAGGCCCGCGCCGTTAGCCTGCTCGAGGGCCCGCATTGCCGCGAGATTAAGCCGGACCTGCATCTCAGTCTGGTGAAGGACGACCCGGCCGACAACAAGTTCCTGGAATGCGCCGTGGCAGGCCGGGCCGCCTGCCTGGTTACCCATGACCACCATCTCCTGGACGTCGCCCACCGGGCGGGGGTGCCCATTCTCACCGCCGGGGCCTACCTGGAGGGGCACCTCCATTGA